The Xiphophorus hellerii strain 12219 unplaced genomic scaffold, Xiphophorus_hellerii-4.1 PGA_scaffold_78__1_contigs__length_500000, whole genome shotgun sequence nucleotide sequence AAAGCTCTTCACCTTCTCCACCAGCTCCTGGTTCCTCTGATACAGCGCCTGCTTCTCCTCCACCCACTTCATGTCCTGAGAGCAGAGACATGGCACAACTCAGACACCTTTCACCATGTTCCACCAGTTTACACACAAAGCTACACAGAATATGTTCATTGCATATTTTGTGTAAATCATTCgtaaatgagattttagtctgctccgTTTGCTCGGGCAATTTTTatagcagttgagacccaaacaGGGTCCATAACCagaaaaatgggcaaaatgtgaattttgcataatggGCCCCCTTCAAAGATAATGCTGAACTCTAACACTTCCTAGGAAAAGAACCAACATTTCTTTCTATGTTTGAAAGAGGAGGAATGTTTGAGTTTGGGGATCGACATTTGACCTGTGCAGGACAAATTGCTGCTTGGATAGGATCAACTCCCTTGGAGGGAGCAGTTCTCTTAATCACAGACCAAAACGAGATGAGGAATACCTGGCCCTGATTGGTCCGATCTGAGAAGTCGTGAAAGCAAAACGTCAACATAAAGGCCCTCGGCCCTCCATGAAGAGTGCACTCAAAGTGAACAAGGGTTCAAGTGTTCAGgttacaaatgtgcaaaaatgtgaGAATTGGGACAGTTTGCCTCTGCACTGCAACTTTGAGGTCCAAAATTGCGGATCGGTCACTGTTTAGGTATTTACtgctaaaatgtacaaatacaaCCAAAAATTGACTTTAAAGTTACACTGGAGATGGTTTTGCTTTCCAGATTCATTGCTGGAGATATTTGGCTGTTCAAATCAGTTTTCTTATGACGTGTTGAATACTGAACACCCCAAAAACATTGCCATAAATCCACTGTTTAACTCCAAACTTCACATGCAGCAATGAATTGTGGGTAATGTACTTGGATCCACCTGCATGCAGGATTAGGCAGAAAGGGTGGAAATAGGACCCAAAAGGGGCGTGGCTAAGGCAGGAAGTGGAAGAATCTGGACGCACTCAACATGAACTCGCATCTGAAGGACAGGAAGGAGGACGGATTGGACGGGCTGTCAGTCAGGTGATCTCCGATAGCCGTCccggcctgatgacctttgccgcatgtctttctcctctttcatactcaaataaagaccactacagccaataaaacttaaaaaaataaaaataaactgaaggttgcccctcccccacccgtTGGTCAGGCTCAGCCTTTCTGAATCTCATCTGCGTCTGACTCTCGGcaatttgcagttttattttttttaccaatccTTGATGCTTCAGCGCTGATTCCAGATCTGCCACTCTGCTCTGATATCGACTGATTTCATTCAGCAGCTGTTCTCTGGTCTGAAAGACATGGGACAGAACATCATTCTTAGCATCAGCGAGAATTCTCCACTCTACTGCTGCCTTGCTCAGAGGCCATCTACCTTGATCTCCTTCTCAGCATCGTAGTTTCCTCCGCATGTCTCGGCCAGAAGTGCGTACGCCCGCTGCAGCGCCTGGTACTCCTGCGTAAGCTGGCGGTAGCGAAGCTCTGCCTCCTCACGAACACAAGTCTGAAACCAGCAGTCAGTCAGAAaaaccagtcagaccagttccAACATTTACTGTAAATCTGCTTCTTGTTCTTGCTCTCGGAACCTGAAGCTGCTGAGCCCGAGGTTGTTAAGATGGGCCTGCTTTAAGTTCTGAACTTTTACCTCGTCAGGTTCCGTATCTGGAGTTCTGTCAGTGTGGAAGGACAAAGATGATCCGTCAGAATCCATCGATGCCTCTTCATCATAACCATAAAATGTCTCTATGACCTGCAGACAAACACATGACGCATGTCATCATGCAGGTCAACAAGTCCTCAGAAACAGCAGAGGAGTTGTTGGAGTCCTGATCTGGGAGTTCTGGGTACTAACtacttatgtttttattttaatctttaaaatatttgaatttgcaGATAACTTTATAATTTTGACTAATtccataatttttaaatattagataTTCTAGCCAATTCCTCAGTACTTTAGTATtttagcaaatactttttcactcttgAACCAGTTTAAGAAGACTACTTTTTACTCCTGTTTAGGTATAAATATAATGGAGTACTACTACTTTTACTTGAGGACGGTTTGTCGCTCCTTTGGACATCGGCCTGAAAtgaagaccagaaccagaacatcattCAGAACCAACAACCTGAAGGCTTTGAAACCGGATACCTGAACTATTCAGAGTTCTTCCACTGAACTATTTGTAGTAGTTCTATCAGATAAACGACTGGTTCAGTTGGAGTACACATGGTGTACTACAGGTATCTGTAGGAGCATAGCTATCAGCAGCACAAGTACAAATATTAGTAATGCGTGGTTTTGTGGTTCTGGTACTCATGTTGGCGTAATGACGACGGCTCGGCTGCTGGGTGGTTCTGGTGGTACCAGAAGCTTCTCACCCTGCAGGCTCTGAAggttttcctcctcctcaccgGTTCCTGACGTCGGTACCTCAGTAACAAGTCTCGCTCCTAGAACAAACCAAACGTCTTTATTCATCCTCACTGACCTGTAGCTCATCAGCTGACTGAACATCACAGATAAGTGCGCATCGTCATCTCCTGATGTTACATGGATTACACAGAAAGTACCTCATAGGTACTGACAGCGGCTGCTCAATACTTACAATAACGTTCTTTACATAACCTGCCGTCTCCAGAGCCTGAAATCACAGAGAGGAGATTTAAAATGGCCGTCAAAGTCGTAGTACTGCTGTAGTTTCTGTCGTACCTTAGAAAGGTCATCGATGACGTGTTGCTGCTCCACCACTTGTAACCGTAAAAACTCCATCTCGCGCTCATCCTGGTGGTAGCCATGGTAACTTGAGGAGTGACTCCGGTCCAGATCGTTGAGGGAACTGGGTCTCCTCTGTAGACAAACAAAGAGATCAGGCTGGTACCGACGGTTCTGTTGGCTgttcagaaccaacagaaccggaTCACGGCTCAGTTATCTGGCTGAGCTGAAACGTGTCTGCCTGTTTGGGTTCACTGGCTTCTACATGAACACTGACACCTGCTGGTGAGATGCAGTAACTGAACTCAGTTGTTTTTCTATGTCAGCTGATATCTGGAtgcatttttatgcttttattgtttaattagTTCAAATGGAAAAATGAGTGTTGTGTGTGGTCACCATAGTTGCCATCTCCATGTTCTCTTGGGTCACAAAGCGAAGTTTGTTATCAAGGCGACGCAGGGCGAGGGCCAGCTCTTCGTTTTTCCTGCTCAGACGTTTGTTTTTATCCAGAAGGGGAAGAAACTGACTCTCCGTTTCTCTCAGACGCTTCAGCTGAacaggagaaaaatattttaaaataaattcaaagattaaaaagacattttaactttACAGAGCCTGAATTCAGCTGAGTAAGAGTGAGCCCTAACTGTGCTGGTCTGGGGAAAGCACTTTGCTTTAGATGGGTGTGTTCTGGAGGGCAGCATGTCTTTACCAGTTCATTTCGCtcttcagacagcagagagtttCGATCTTCCAGTTTCCTGACGACTGCGCTGAGCTCAGCGATCTTCAGCTGAAACCTGCGAGTTTCTCGATCATCTGTCTGTTcaagagaacaaacacagtAAACAAAGCTGTTCAGAACATTGATATTtagttttcatcatttaaaGAAAGATTATTGATCAGGGTGGTTTTCATTGGCCGATCAGCTGATCACATGATCTTTAACTTTACAGATGAGGATAAGAGCAAACAGTCAGTGGATGGAAAGCTAACGTAGGTCAGAAGATCAGAGTGTTTGGATAGTTTGGCCCATAGCAGCCACAGGTCTTATGTTCTGGTACCTGATCTTTAACAGTATGTTGGCAGGGCATCTTGTCCCCGGAAGTATGCCCATATATGGAAGACGCTGTGACAGATCGCAGCAGGTAAATCAGCACTTAGATTTATTTCGCTGAGCAGAGCAGATCCCATGCTGATGACTCTGGCAGAGGTATGTCAATTAACACTGGTCTTAGAAGGttggttttgtttctaattCCTCCATTTGTGTAAGaatttggtttttctgtgtgtttactTAGGTGTCTGTGTTCTGtggagtctctgtgttgtcccgtCTACCCCTTGATTAGTTTCACCTGGTCCTTGTTTCCCCCGATGGTCTCCCTGTGTATTAAACCCACCTGTCTTCCTTGTTCTTTGTCGGATCCTTGTCTAGTGGTCTATGCTACCGGCAAGTCTGTCATCATgaaccagttgctaccagttgtGAGCCATTAGCCTTCCGCTCatttgtgctgcctggactttggtATTGCTTACTTACTTATATAAATACCATCATTTTCTTGACTTCAACCTGGGTCCTCTGCCTCACCACAAATCATGACACCTTGATTTTTGAAGGTGAGATTCTTTTAGAGGGAGTGACACACAAAGAGCGCAGTTGACTGATTTCACTTATGAGGAGGtgaagctttttattattattgcttatTATTTAAGGCGCTAGTCTAATTCTACAAGGCGCATAAGTAATAAAGTAAGGCGCACAACTTTATTAggtgccacacacacacacacaaaccaagACAcactgtgttttgtgtgtgttggttgACCTGCACACCAATTATTTTATCCTCTGTCTTTGATAAGAACTAGCACCAAAGTGTTCTTCATGCAGATGGACAATAACCATTACTGATGAGAATAGACACGATTAAGATGAACATGTTACCTAAACAGGTTGATATCAGCTGGTATCTGACCTGCAAGCAGATTTCAGACACTCCAACTAACCAACAATCAAAGCTGCCCAGTTCCTGCATATCTGTACTGGGAACAACCCAGAACACAGTCAACCTGATaaacctaataataataataatacattttatttgtaacgcaccttacatttcaaagaaatctcAAAGTGCTAAACCTCCTCAAATGATACTTGAAGACAGGAAGCTGCTAGGATCTGCTGATAAATTAAATAGTTGGGTTCCAGTTGCACTCAGCAAGAGAAATTTGAGAATATTATCATCCATAGATTCAAACACCAGATGCACAGCTATGGTTGTTTACTGCAAACTAACCTCTCAACAAGAATTACCTCAGAGATTATTATGATTTGGACAAACAAGACTTCTTCAACTTGGGCATTATTAAGACAAAGCCAGTATACCTTTGGAAATTTAAGGAAGCCATTAGTAAAGACATTCTAGGGCAGCATTGGAAAGAATTAAATctcttaaactttatttttcactgcaaCCAGAGAGATTTCTAAAAATGATCAAGCCAAATGGAGGAAAAGAAGCCAAGATGAGATTGGCTCAATATATGATGGATGGAAGAACAGCAGACGACTGTCCTGGGGTCAGAGGTTATGAATACAGTTAGTGaagataaaactgaatatttaattcTGGGGAAATTATGTGGGACGTCTGCCATTATAACTAAAACAGACTGTATCTGCCACAGACTTCATTGGcagaaagtgaaattaaaatggTTGAAAAAGGAATCTGGCTGGAAATTTCCAGGAAATCATTTGAATGAAGTGGATTGAGACATTTTTCCTGCAACGGCCCTTAATGGTTTTGGTTCTCACAATGCTGGTTTAATTTAATCTAGAAGATGACTCCCAGCCCTTTCACAAATATATGATAGGGAACCAGCAGGAGCTGAAAATGCGTCTAAtgtggccaccagggggcagcaaaGATAAAATCCCAGacttttttcatgcatttttaattgagcAGGAAGAGGCGGGGCTTACAAAGAAAGGAGCATTGTTAGGGGTGGAGTTAGCAGGATGGGTTAGCCCCGCCCTCTGTGCATCTCTCAGAGCAGCGATTTGTTGTTCAGCAGCCTGAGTCTGTAACTGGAGGCGGTGGGCGTGGCCAGCCTGCAGCCCCAGAGCTTTATCCAAAACACTGACTGCTCTGTCCTTCAGCTTTATCTCATCCATCTGCACACGGTGAGAGACAGACAGGGAGACAGGCGGAGGGTTAGTCAGGCATCATCACACAGGTAGAAGAGAGGAACATCAGGGCAGACAGACAGGTGATGGGCGGGGTCATGACTCTGCTGCTttggaagaaaaactgcagctggtAGTTATGAGAGCTTGCTGGGCTGAAATGAGACGGAACTGGATTTCAGCTGGTTTCCAGTTAGGTGAACCGGGTCCAGCTGgaaaacaggtttttgttttgaccTCTTGCCTCTTTTACacccacagaaacaaaaatgaagcaaataattaactttttttggaTAAATATTCCAAAACTTTGACCTGAGTTTGCCGTCTACTCCAGACAGAAAGCGGGCCGGACCAGAACCTGGGACCTAACTGAACATGATTCAGTTGTTTCACCTCCACTTAATCACAACTATCTTCTCTCCTGGATGAAATCtgcaggggtcagaggtcacatgcTGATCAGCAGCTAAAGTGATGCTGGTGGAGCAGGACAGCTGCTCTTTGTTTCTGCTCAGTACCAGTGAGTGACGGAGTGAAACATGGCTGAATCATCTCAGTCTTTTCCTCCAGCTCTGCACTCTAAACTACGTTCTGCTAATCAGGATTCAGTGGATCAGAAAATGGATCAGTGTTTTCCTTTCAGTGAAAGTTGTACAAACTATCAGCTGTTGGATAATTTGgatttcttcatgtgtttggaAACCTGGAGAAATCTCAGCAGATAAATGAAGTAACAGGATCAGTTTGTCCTGGTAACTCAGCTGTCAGAAACAGTGCAAACTGTGTTTGTGCCACAGCGCCCCCTACCAGTCGCCGGATCTCCCTCTCACAGTCTCTCTTGGTTCTGTGGAGCTCCTCCTGGTGCTGGTGATGTGCCGATCGGAGCTCGGCTGCTCTGGCCTGGCAGGCCTGCTGAGCTAGTGCCAAGGTCTcctctgcatgtttttttgctCCCCGCAGNNNNNNNNNNNNNNNNNNNNNNNNNNNNNNNNNNNNNNNNNNNNNNNNNNNNNNNNNNNNNNNNNNNNNNNNNNNNNNNNNNNNNNNNNNNNNNNNNNNNTGACCTGTTGGAGACGATAgccattttacttttgtgtgtttttgagagCAGTTTTAAGTTCGCCAACGTACTATTCGACCTTAATCTGAACTTCTTTAAATGATGGGAAACAAGATTGTCTAATTGGATTTTGTCAATCTGTTTATCTTGATCACGGGTTTGTAGCAGGTCAGGTTGTTAGCAGCTACGGTAATCATGCCCCCGTTGGGCCGCGCAGCCCCAGCCCGCTTTAAGACCTAGCCTTAAGAATGGGCACCACGATGTAGCATGGAGTCTCAGACGTCTCAGAGGCGGGCATCATCAGGGTTTTAGACCGAACAAACAGCACTGAATGTTTAAGTTCAGAGTCGGGTGTTTCGAAAGTGGGCTTAACATCGAGTTGTCACAGGAAGCCACGCTGAGCGccgagggaaaaaaaaatgcactgagCTTGCCGCTTTTACCAAGTTATTTACCGGTGACCGGATCCACCCAAAGAATATCCCTTGCCTACAGTGGATTACTAGTTGTTTGGGAAATGGCTAGTTTACTCCAAAGAGTAAACTAGTCGCATTTACTGGTTCACAAAGATGAATTCATTTTGCCAGTGTGCCCCCTCCCTCCGCCTCCTCGAATGAATGGGTTCCTGTATTCAGGGCCCAAGCAGCTGCAATGAACAAGATGGCGTTCAAAGCCTTTTTCATCACCGCTTTTTCTCAGACAGAGAGAGGCAGCTGCCGAGCAGCGGATGGATTCAGGCTTGGCGTGCTACAGGCGTCTGATTTTTTTCGTATTAGATAAACgtacaaaatgtgtatttaatattttttttttcgttttttttttctgccgcTGGATTATCCTATCATGCATACGACTGATATATGATAGCATAAGCGAAGAATTCTTGTTCAGTCACATCTTGACTGAATAAGAATTGAATGAAAACTTGTAACTAAAATAGATATTAGTATTCTAAATGCCCATTAATTAAAGATTTTAACcgatattttattcatttagacTTGCATATGACTATATATCCATGCAATCAATTGTTCTTTGACTGTACTGTGAATTTAAGGGGAGGGAAAATGTATCAAATCACTGTTAAACTTGCTGAGTTTTGcttttaagggaaaaaaaatgttccacCTATTTCTATTTTCTCACCTGCTAATATACATTGATATCAAATTGACCCTTTTCTTAATCTCAAAGTTTTGCTATCACGCATGTAGGTTAAAATGACATATTTCAACAGATATCCATGTTAAATTTACTGTTTTCCTGCTTAATCTTAAATCCCTAATTATACTGTGTCATGTTAAATATGGTTTCTGTTCTAGTTGTATTATTACATGTGCTTATTGAATATTATATTAACATGTTGATCTGTTCTATAACATCTGGTAATAGAACCTGTTGTGAATGTTTGGTCTGTTCAGTTCAAATTGGTTAGTGTGACCTGAAAGTAACCCACAGATCAACACTAAGTACATCTGCTCTGCATCTGTGCTGTGTTGGGGCTCTGAGTTTACCAttctttaaaaggaaaaaacatgcCTAGTTTTTGCCATAAGTGTCACAGGTTTATGACCATGTGATTATAACCAGATTagacaaccttttttttttttttacagtaaggATCATCAgcttgtctgttttattttttaatctgcagaTTGCAGGATGTTAAGGGATTACATTcttattttctgacttttaccCATCAGGATTATGTGGCTTTTTCTGTAATAGTGCTGATTTTCTCTTCTCGCTCACATGGTGCTCATTTTAATTGTCTACtattaaaggttaaaaaaaaattgcactaTCAGCTAATGATTTAAACACTAACTATTTCACACATATGTAGGTGTTTTAATTACacatattgtcattttgcactATTAACACTGAAAATAGTGTAATGTATTTAAGGTATGTTTTGAAACTTCTGTCTCTGTTTAAAACCAAGCTCACTGTCACCACCTCCTTCCCAGattatcatgtttttttaatttttctttatacaTGCATTCacgtttgaaaatgtttattccTAGACATTGGAGGTAAACTTGCTTACTAATCTTCATATCCTGTCATTCAAAAATTGGtcactttccatttttttcttgtggtttttataTAGGAACAGCTGTGCATAAAAAAGACATAGTGCATGTGATGTTTACCCTTTTATAAGAATGGATATCAAGTCAATTGAAGTGCTGCACTTAAATTCCCATTTCAAAGCTGCCTCACAGTTGTCGTGTGTTAATTTTATGTCAGAGATATAATAAACAAACTGGTTTAAAACCGGGTTTTAAAAAATCCCTCAAACATTTCATGCTTCTTTGAAGTGGCCCTTGCTTGTTCATTAAAAGAGAACAATCTTTTAATCATCTCACACCTGATGTGACTCCATAGTCACTCCATCCCATGATGGTAAAAGTGAAAGTATGTTCTCCAAGATCttaacaatgaaaacattttctgtaaaagaatattttaccttttttaaataaaattgttgtaCTTATTGACAGAGCTATCTACAACCATAGCTAGtcaataagacatttttcttcattctaAACATACAAACTCTTAGACTTTACTAACATGATTTTAGTTTAGTATGTGCTAATTACATTTGATACTGAAacataattttccaaaaatgaataTTGCACATTGTTTTCTTCCTTGCTGATACCATTTTGGTTAGCTTCTGGTTAGAAAAGTTGCTTCACCAAAACTACAGTTACCAGCAGATATTTCCTGACGTACTACAGTAACAAAAGATACCTCAGCTGCTGATCTTTCTTTTGCCACAGAACTATATTGGTTGTagttaaatgaaattaatttaaatgacaTGTTCTAATTCTATTATTGATGAGCAtgtctttgaattttttttagcatttatgcAGTTTGTAATAATTGCTAAAAAGACACAGGACAAGCTAGCTGTCGTGTTTAAGAACTTTAGTGTTAAAGAACATAATTAAGATTTGCAGAGGAGCTCAAATATCAAATGCATGTAATACAACACTAATGTTTAGATATATTGTATCATGTAAAAACACGAATGATACAGTTGAACTGAACTTCCTGAACGAAATTATGGCCAAAACATTGTCATATTCCGAATAAGGTCAGCATATGCAACCattactgatttgtttttattgttgggTGTAGGTTTATTCCAAAGAATGGCACAGGTGACTTTGTTACATGCCCATgcctaataaaacaaaaaatatttgaaatttctgCTTCATTGGCAGCATTATTGTaaagcaaattttttatttgctattcAAAATGTCTATTCAAATCCAAGAACTTTCTAATTTGCCAAAAATGGACTGGCAcagttttgatgatttttattgGAAATACTTTCACTGAACTGTGAGTATTATCCATTTAACGACTGTGATGCTCAGTGTTAGTTGAGTATGTTCATATTCCAGCTCCAACTTGTAGGTGATGCATCAATTCTCGTGAATTATTTGCTGTTGTAACAGGTGATGGTTTGTTGTCCACCTCATCcagcttcaaataaaaataaaaatgttgaaagaatGTTTAAAGCAAATTCTCTTAACTTTTGTAATGGTGACATTTCACCCCTTGGAGATTTAGCCAAATGActgtatttctttcttctgtaaTCACCTTCTTTTTATAGCCTTTTTAAGttcaagtatttttaattaaatgctgACATGGAATCTAGCTTTCAGTCATACCAAggaatatttttcactttaaaaccaGGACTGAAATACACTTACACTAATTATAATTTGCCGGTTGTGTATTTGCTGACGCcaatgcagaaagaaaaggttCTTTAGGCAAAGAAGTCGTAAGGTGTTCAAACTTTGGCCATAACCTTTTTTCCATTGTCAAAATGGCAGCTGGCAGccagaagaaaaagtttttgttaaaattttgttgtttaaagaaaattaaatcgATATAAGCTTATAGGTTTCTGGATAAATACCATTTACCTCGGAGCTGTGAATGACATCACACCCAATTGACTGCATTCCAGTTAAAATAGTTGAAGTTGGATTCCAAAATGGTGACACGCAAGTAGCCATTGTTTGTATTCTTacaaataaagtatattttaagcTATACTTTCCACATGTAAACACCACTTTTAATTTAGTCAGTTTCAAGTTTCAGGCTCTACATGTAGCAGTGATTTCAGATGCATGCAAGTGTTGTAAAGTAAACGTATTTCCACCGCAGCTTGCTATTGTTGATGCGAGGAGCTGTGAAGTAGGAGTTCgaaaaattttctgattttgcgAGTGGGAAATCTGACTTTTGGACCAGAGGATATGCAGCTTATGTTTGCTGTTAACCTGAAGCAGTAGAGTACAAACATTCCCAAAGCATATGGTTATTAGAACTTTTACTCATAGTATTATGGTATATTGTCTTGCTAAGTATTTGCATTATGCCCACTGTGCGTTGGTTTCCCTTGTGCTAGTATTTTATTTCCAGAAGTTTGTAATTAAAGTGAGTTTTTTGAATTCCCAAAAATTAGCTTagtgatttaattttgtttgatttctctATCAGGAACATAACTAATTTATAATTCATGACTAGAATAGTTTCTATTGCTACAATAGATC carries:
- the jakmip3 gene encoding janus kinase and microtubule-interacting protein 3; the encoded protein is MAIVSNRGAKKHAEETLALAQQACQARAAELRSAHHQHQEELHRTKRDCEREIRRLMDEIKLKDRAVSVLDKALGLQAGHAHRLQLQTQAAEQQIAALRDAQRAGLTHPANSTPNNAPFFTDDRETRRFQLKIAELSAVVRKLEDRNSLLSEERNELLKRLRETESQFLPLLDKNKRLSRKNEELALALRRLDNKLRFVTQENMEMATMRRPSSLNDLDRSHSSSYHGYHQDEREMEFLRLQVVEQQHVIDDLSKALETAGYVKNVIERDLLLRYRRQEPVRRRKTFRACRVIETFYGYDEEASMDSDGSSLSFHTDRTPDTEPDETCVREEAELRYRQLTQEYQALQRAYALLAETCGGNYDAEKEIKTREQLLNEISRYQSRVADLESALKHQGLDMKWVEEKQALYQRNQELVEKVVQMEGEALRLNNDIQDIRDQNELLEFRILELEERERRSPGINFKQLHFPEGLSPLQIYCEAEGVTDIVISEMLKKLDILGDNANLSNEEQVTVIHARTVLTLAEKWLESIEVTKSALQQKMLDIENEKDLFRKQKGYLDEELDFRKQSMDQAHKRILELEAMLFEALQQEEASRTPGLMKGEGRLSDMLTEGEKEELRRAMDQWKRCVMCELRERDAQILRERMELLQLTQQRNKELEECIEAQKRQIKELEEKFLFLFLFFSLAFILWS